From the Planktothricoides raciborskii GIHE-MW2 genome, the window TTGCTGATTTAACTCCGTATTGCCTGACGGGGCGGCAGATTTTTGGGGATCGGGAATCGGGATGACTGCCGATTTGTCGGCCAAGTTAACATCACTTAAGTAAATCTGGAGTTGTTCCCCTTTGAGGGTTGGACCAGAGAAAAAGATCGCTCTGAGCAAACTCCAAAACAGCCAAATTCCCACCAGACCTACAGCCCCGACTAAAACCAGCCGTTCAACCTTCAGCCCTTTAATCATCAGGGCTTCGGAGCTTTTTTTCGAGGATTTGGCGGCACTGCGAGGTGAAGTCCCACTACTCTGGGGGGGATAAGGGGGGGTTCCTACCCGGGCTGCTATGGGCAAACGAGACTTATCTTCGGATCTGGTCTCCCCAGACACCGAGTTGCTTCTAAAGGTATCGGCGGACGCAACCCGGTTTCTGATGTTGCCAGTAGTTTCCAGCGGTCTAGAAATTGGCCGACTACTTCTGTCAGCGGGTAAGCTTGGGGAAGGGGTGGAAACCGGAACCTTTGAAGGGCTCGGATTTCTAATCGCACTCGGCAAGGGACTAGAGATTGTGGTAGGGGTTGTGCCGCCAGAAGTTACAGACCCCCGAGGACTCTGACTACTTGACCCGGCAATAATTCCGTTACTCGGAGACTGCCCCGATGTAGCATTAGTAGCATTAGATTCTGCCATCCGTTCGCTTAGAGATGGCATGGTCAAAGTCGGTTCCCGATAAGCTGCGGGTTGGGGCAATCCTACAGTAATCGGAGATTTTGGCGGTGGCACAACCATCCATTGATTGGCCTCATCCACTGAAGACTCCGGCAAGGATTCCAAATAGGCTTGACAGTTGGGATCGGCAAAATAATCCTTTAAAGAGACTTGAGCTTGGAGCAAATCTCTAAAATAAGGAAAAACTTCTGATTGCAGCCAGCGTTCGCCATACAAACATAATCCGGGCAGTAAATCGGGAGAATCTTTAGAATTTTCTCTAATAAACTCCAGCACATCATGTTCTTGGGTCAGATCCAACGCATGAGACGCTTGCTCGGTCTGACCGAGTAATAAAGCACAGACTGCTTGTTCTAAGTGAACATCTTGCCTGCGGGCTAAATGAGTCAACATTAAACTAGCACGGCGAATCAGTGCCGGTTGTCTGTTGGCAAAGCCACGGGCTATTAATGCATAGACCGCTAGATAGGTGGCGACCGCCGAGGGACGACGGGCTTCGGCTTCAAATAATTCTTGTTGTTCGCCTGCGGTTAAGTGGCTGCGGAGTTGTTGGATAAACCGGAGAAAGTCATCGACATTTAAACCGGAACGGTCATCGCCGCTGCCATCAATTCCTTGGCGTTCTTCTAACATATCGCGCAGGAGTTCCAAGCCATGCCGACGTTCTTTTACTTTTGACTCAGGCAGGGCTAATAATTCTAAGATGCGATAAGGCCGCAGTTTATACAGGTCTGCTTGAATTTCTCCCCGGACGCTGGGAAATAATTCTTCACGCAAGAGTAATTCTTGGCCAGTTTCTAAAGATGTGGCGGCTTTTTGATATTGCCCTTGTTGCCATTGTTCTCTTCCCAGTTCTAAACAAGCTAGGGCTAAAGTCAGCACAATATCGGGGACAACTAGCTGAGGATCGCCAAATTTAGAAACCGGGTTTCTATGAGAAATGTCTGTTGCCCCACCGGCTTCTACATAGAAACCCGGTTTCTGGCTAATGTTATTGGCATTATTTGCACCTAGATGGGGCAGACCTAGTTTGAGTACAAGCTCATATTCTCCTAATTCCTGGAGAATCAGCAAGGCACCTACGAGTTGTTGTGGTTCTATTCCAATACTCGGAGTATGAGGATCAAAGTCAGCGCTTCCCGGTTGAGTCCGATTGAT encodes:
- a CDS encoding IMS domain-containing protein, whose protein sequence is MLVPLDYYRILGLPIQATAEQLQQAHRDRSRQYPRREYSDIAIDLRKQLIDEAYAILSDPEERQIYDASFLAKTYNEMESGKQLEAKPSINRTQPGSADFDPHTPSIGIEPQQLVGALLILQELGEYELVLKLGLPHLGANNANNISQKPGFYVEAGGATDISHRNPVSKFGDPQLVVPDIVLTLALACLELGREQWQQGQYQKAATSLETGQELLLREELFPSVRGEIQADLYKLRPYRILELLALPESKVKERRHGLELLRDMLEERQGIDGSGDDRSGLNVDDFLRFIQQLRSHLTAGEQQELFEAEARRPSAVATYLAVYALIARGFANRQPALIRRASLMLTHLARRQDVHLEQAVCALLLGQTEQASHALDLTQEHDVLEFIRENSKDSPDLLPGLCLYGERWLQSEVFPYFRDLLQAQVSLKDYFADPNCQAYLESLPESSVDEANQWMVVPPPKSPITVGLPQPAAYREPTLTMPSLSERMAESNATNATSGQSPSNGIIAGSSSQSPRGSVTSGGTTPTTISSPLPSAIRNPSPSKVPVSTPSPSLPADRSSRPISRPLETTGNIRNRVASADTFRSNSVSGETRSEDKSRLPIAARVGTPPYPPQSSGTSPRSAAKSSKKSSEALMIKGLKVERLVLVGAVGLVGIWLFWSLLRAIFFSGPTLKGEQLQIYLSDVNLADKSAVIPIPDPQKSAAPSGNTELNQQQATQVIQQWFALKSQALGPQHQFEQLNTILLDPALSSWRETAQLAKQQNWYWEYQQHQLNVRQIEVNKTDPNQATVEVDVTEVGKLYEGGQFVRDGNEQLRVRYELVRDKNNGQWRLRNWEILQ